A stretch of Spirosoma oryzicola DNA encodes these proteins:
- a CDS encoding S10 family peptidase, translated as MKRIVFLLLFCLTTGSLSIAQSQRGQGQRSAAPPPADDQAARATASPAPKPSPGDLTLPMDSSVITTHAVTIKGQRVPYTATVGTQPVWDENGKPIAGVFYTYYERSDVKDRTTRPLVISFNGGPGTASVWMHLAYTGPKLLNIDSEGYPLQPYTVKDNPNSILDVADIVYIDPVNTGYSRMANKDVPRSKFFGVNADIKYLAEWLNVFVSRKNRWPSPKYLIGESYGTTRVSGLALELQNASWMYLNGVILVSPTDLGINREGPVGAANLLPYYAATAWFHKVLPADLQQKDLTAMLPEVEQFTINELLPALAKGGFLEADKKKQIAAKVARYSGLSEKVIMEHNLMIPTSFFWKELLRDKGNTIGRLDSRYLGIDREDAGERPDYSPELTSWLHSFAAPINYYFREFLNYKTDLKYYMFGPVHPWARTGADTDRTGENLRQAMAQNPYLHLLVQSGYYDGACDYFGAQYNMWQMDPSGKLKSRMDWKGYRSGHMMYLRQEDLVKSNDDLRDFIKKSTPKPNQPAKY; from the coding sequence ATGAAACGAATTGTCTTTTTATTACTTTTCTGCCTGACAACAGGTTCGTTATCCATTGCGCAAAGTCAACGTGGTCAGGGTCAACGCTCGGCAGCTCCCCCGCCAGCCGATGATCAGGCAGCTCGGGCCACGGCCAGCCCTGCCCCGAAACCATCGCCCGGCGACTTGACGTTGCCAATGGATTCCAGTGTTATAACGACCCATGCCGTAACCATCAAAGGGCAGCGCGTTCCCTACACCGCTACCGTTGGCACACAGCCCGTCTGGGACGAGAATGGCAAGCCGATAGCGGGAGTCTTTTACACGTACTACGAGCGCTCCGATGTGAAAGACCGGACGACTCGCCCGCTGGTCATTTCCTTCAACGGAGGTCCCGGTACAGCCTCAGTCTGGATGCACCTCGCTTACACGGGTCCCAAGCTCCTCAACATTGACAGTGAAGGTTATCCCTTGCAACCTTACACCGTAAAAGACAACCCCAACTCGATTCTGGATGTAGCCGACATCGTGTACATCGACCCGGTCAACACGGGCTATTCTCGGATGGCAAATAAGGATGTGCCCCGCTCCAAGTTCTTTGGCGTGAACGCCGATATTAAATACCTGGCCGAGTGGCTCAATGTATTTGTCAGCCGCAAAAATCGCTGGCCGTCACCTAAATACCTGATTGGCGAAAGTTACGGTACAACGCGGGTTTCGGGATTGGCCCTGGAATTACAAAACGCCAGCTGGATGTATCTCAATGGAGTGATTCTGGTTTCGCCAACGGATCTGGGTATTAACCGGGAAGGCCCCGTTGGTGCCGCTAACCTGTTGCCGTATTACGCAGCGACAGCCTGGTTCCACAAAGTACTTCCCGCCGACCTGCAACAGAAAGACCTGACGGCTATGCTGCCCGAAGTCGAACAGTTTACGATTAATGAGTTACTTCCGGCACTAGCTAAAGGTGGTTTTCTGGAAGCCGACAAGAAAAAGCAGATAGCCGCGAAGGTAGCCCGCTATTCGGGTCTATCCGAGAAAGTCATCATGGAACACAATCTGATGATTCCAACGTCTTTCTTCTGGAAAGAATTATTGCGGGACAAAGGAAACACCATTGGTCGGTTGGATTCACGCTACCTGGGCATCGACCGCGAAGATGCGGGTGAGCGTCCCGATTATTCGCCGGAGCTAACATCCTGGCTTCATTCGTTTGCGGCTCCGATCAACTACTACTTCCGGGAGTTTTTGAATTACAAGACGGATCTGAAATACTACATGTTTGGTCCTGTACATCCGTGGGCACGGACGGGTGCGGATACCGACCGGACGGGTGAAAACCTGCGGCAGGCCATGGCGCAAAATCCTTATCTGCATTTACTGGTTCAGTCGGGCTATTACGATGGCGCCTGCGATTACTTTGGTGCTCAGTATAACATGTGGCAGATGGACCCAAGTGGAAAGCTGAAAAGCCGGATGGACTGGAAAGGCTATCGGAGCGGACACATGATGTACCTGCGTCAGGAAGACCTCGTTAAGTCGAACGATGATTTGCGCGATTTTATCAAGAAGTCAACACCGAAACCAAATCAACCGGCCAAGTACTAA
- a CDS encoding tetratricopeptide repeat protein: MLNVYTQTLFVFCLVGKLSAQPVNDTKVAHELLAKARTSVRSQLQQGTTGKAPLIKRMLDLGIWREATDALQSGKGLSNTDKSLLWAEYYWLNNDFKQAEKNVRNALTADKNSRWGKRLKAQLAIEAWDLPNAEKQCKALLASNPTDDETALVLGRALLLQKKYPEALAVAKALQQTNPKLAGAYQLEANVYFWDQHPEQAEAPLVKSLTLDPLNADARFSYGYAIWRRIDATQLNDMAAQWQLALAINPLHFQTHWHWGNGHTNLTYADYADKNEKEIREKLREADKLFHAKRLSDAVAVTYRVEKEYPASVLPAMHRGSLYYSDFDTPNRKANLDSAEQAFVTILNKKNHYGPAHNGLSAVIKSKRIPYLMTYDSITNVLKTTKIKDPENFANVFPDLSYYPGDWAKAMVWNQMYTSVVYFPFLSKQGNAFAVSPLHIDLALTMRSPQFRYTTTFDNRQWMDIRGVGSGAADIEYVERGAYEERNVVLHEYVHLFHGRVLTDAENRKIRERYYHAMKNHLTLDYYSQNNESEYFAQTYPAYFEKIKVHPLDFKSMNITAELKSKDPEMYAFLDALVKKERAYLNGDQSVMASNWAQVYLNMSNKVARSDSAKAGKYLDTALVYDNKYQPAYLAYARLKQQQNDFDKALSYIKAAETIDPNYAPVYAAYAHLEEARYTPDKSRDDLITTQTHWYQKALDLENDYQTRAAVAIQLQEMFFQNGRIGQAIKAAENYAATGPDVSTYLRDRRDDAKAFAAAQRAMLGYADQLDVLKKLVLQRPQNYPLRSLYADALLANGRYQDCIETMKQVQRILEASKNGRADFDLRIAESYAKLNKQDSLSYYLNNVIAEKSDLDPLSKQRLVRLLATTNRLTDAEALFKTLSTKGTSLYQSAALQSGGVLHALSGKADEAVTAYKQSLERNPYNMHSYAALADLYKKTGKQAELKELTTTANQLDIKPGTVAGL; the protein is encoded by the coding sequence ATGCTGAACGTATACACCCAGACTCTATTCGTATTTTGCCTTGTCGGTAAACTCTCCGCTCAACCGGTGAACGACACGAAAGTCGCCCACGAGTTGTTGGCAAAAGCCCGAACGTCGGTTCGTAGTCAGTTACAGCAAGGCACGACCGGCAAAGCACCGCTTATTAAACGAATGCTGGACCTGGGTATCTGGCGAGAAGCAACCGACGCTTTACAGTCCGGTAAAGGATTGAGCAATACGGACAAATCGCTGTTATGGGCCGAATATTATTGGTTAAACAACGATTTTAAGCAGGCAGAGAAAAACGTCAGAAACGCGCTTACTGCAGATAAAAACAGTCGATGGGGCAAGCGGTTAAAAGCGCAGTTGGCCATTGAAGCCTGGGATTTACCCAATGCCGAGAAACAATGCAAAGCGCTCTTAGCCAGCAACCCGACCGACGACGAGACCGCGTTGGTTTTGGGACGAGCCTTGCTTTTGCAGAAGAAATACCCTGAAGCGTTAGCCGTTGCCAAAGCCCTTCAGCAAACTAATCCAAAACTGGCGGGCGCTTACCAGCTGGAAGCAAATGTGTATTTCTGGGATCAGCACCCCGAACAGGCCGAAGCACCCCTGGTGAAGTCGCTGACGCTCGATCCGCTGAACGCCGACGCCCGGTTCAGTTACGGCTACGCCATCTGGCGCCGGATCGACGCGACGCAGCTCAACGATATGGCCGCTCAGTGGCAACTTGCCCTCGCCATCAATCCGCTGCATTTTCAAACCCACTGGCACTGGGGCAACGGCCACACGAACCTGACGTACGCCGACTACGCGGATAAAAACGAAAAGGAAATTCGCGAAAAATTAAGGGAGGCCGACAAACTATTTCATGCCAAACGACTGTCCGATGCGGTTGCCGTTACGTACCGGGTTGAAAAGGAATACCCGGCTTCGGTGCTGCCAGCCATGCACCGGGGATCGCTGTACTACAGTGACTTCGACACACCAAACCGGAAAGCGAATCTTGATTCAGCGGAACAGGCCTTCGTGACGATCCTGAACAAGAAAAACCATTACGGTCCGGCGCACAACGGCCTATCGGCGGTCATCAAATCCAAGCGGATACCGTACCTAATGACCTACGATTCGATTACCAATGTACTCAAGACCACGAAGATTAAAGACCCCGAAAACTTCGCAAACGTATTTCCTGATCTAAGCTATTACCCCGGCGACTGGGCGAAGGCGATGGTCTGGAACCAGATGTATACCAGCGTCGTATACTTCCCGTTTCTGTCGAAGCAGGGCAATGCATTTGCGGTTTCTCCGCTTCACATCGATCTAGCCCTAACGATGCGATCCCCTCAGTTTCGCTACACCACAACGTTCGACAACCGCCAGTGGATGGATATTCGCGGGGTGGGAAGTGGAGCTGCCGACATCGAATACGTGGAACGGGGAGCGTACGAAGAACGAAACGTGGTACTGCATGAATACGTCCACCTGTTTCATGGCCGGGTGCTGACCGACGCCGAAAATCGTAAAATTCGGGAGCGCTATTACCACGCCATGAAGAACCACCTGACGCTGGATTATTATTCGCAGAATAACGAATCCGAATATTTCGCGCAGACCTATCCGGCTTACTTCGAAAAGATAAAAGTACACCCGCTCGATTTTAAATCGATGAACATCACCGCCGAACTGAAAAGCAAAGACCCAGAGATGTATGCCTTTCTGGATGCACTGGTCAAGAAAGAGCGGGCGTACCTGAACGGCGATCAGTCGGTGATGGCATCCAACTGGGCGCAGGTATATCTCAACATGAGCAACAAAGTAGCTCGCTCCGACTCCGCCAAAGCGGGTAAATACCTCGATACAGCGCTAGTCTACGATAACAAGTACCAGCCCGCCTATCTAGCTTATGCCCGACTCAAGCAACAGCAGAACGATTTTGATAAAGCGCTGAGTTACATCAAAGCCGCTGAGACAATCGACCCCAATTACGCACCAGTCTACGCGGCCTACGCGCATCTGGAAGAAGCCCGCTACACGCCCGACAAAAGCCGGGATGATCTGATAACGACGCAGACTCACTGGTACCAGAAAGCCCTCGATCTGGAGAACGACTACCAGACACGAGCAGCCGTAGCTATTCAATTGCAGGAAATGTTTTTCCAGAACGGACGGATTGGTCAGGCGATCAAAGCCGCCGAAAACTATGCCGCTACAGGCCCCGACGTGTCTACCTATCTGCGTGACCGACGCGACGACGCCAAGGCTTTCGCGGCTGCCCAACGGGCAATGCTCGGCTACGCGGATCAACTCGATGTATTGAAAAAGCTGGTGTTGCAGCGGCCACAGAATTACCCATTACGGAGTCTGTACGCCGATGCGCTGTTGGCCAACGGACGCTATCAGGACTGCATTGAAACCATGAAGCAGGTGCAGCGCATTCTGGAAGCAAGTAAAAACGGACGCGCTGACTTCGACCTGCGGATTGCCGAAAGCTACGCCAAACTAAACAAGCAGGATTCGCTGTCCTATTATCTGAACAACGTTATAGCCGAGAAATCGGATCTTGATCCGCTTAGCAAGCAACGTCTGGTTCGGCTACTGGCAACGACCAACCGACTGACCGATGCCGAAGCGCTTTTTAAGACCTTGTCTACAAAAGGAACGTCGCTTTATCAGTCGGCTGCGTTACAATCGGGTGGCGTTCTGCACGCCTTAAGCGGCAAAGCGGATGAAGCCGTCACCGCCTACAAGCAATCGCTGGAACGTAACCCGTATAACATGCACAGCTATGCCGCTTTGGCGGACCTTTACAAAAAAACAGGAAAACAAGCAGAGCTAAAAGAGCTGACGACAACAGCTAACCAACTAGATATTAAACCGGGAACGGTCGCTGGCTTATAA
- a CDS encoding alpha/beta fold hydrolase translates to MRRFLLVLRWSLLLLFILAAGTVITAWFVDFRQTDQELVEEFKGQRIQPTVHRYQVKDGSGQPRTIRFMETPALAVDSALPVVLFVHGAPSSLSFFNEFFKDTNLLNRAQLVAVDRPGYGYSDFGRVETSIVKQAEFLQPLIDRYKKAPYLMVVGSSYGGSVSARLAMNNPEAVNHVVFVSSALGPGLERTYPISHWVDTPLLRWGIPPLLRLANDEKLAHRQALESILPDWPKIEANITMLHGQRDELVYPTNVSFAQQHLVNAQVKQFLLPENRHDIVFNKREYMTDILLDILTSRKLQQEAKPKEMALEGKKAAKGLYSSVLIP, encoded by the coding sequence ATGAGACGATTTTTGCTTGTATTGCGCTGGAGCCTTTTACTTCTCTTCATCTTAGCTGCCGGAACCGTAATAACAGCTTGGTTCGTCGATTTTCGGCAGACGGATCAGGAATTGGTCGAAGAGTTTAAAGGGCAGCGCATACAGCCTACTGTGCATCGTTATCAGGTAAAGGACGGTAGCGGGCAACCACGAACCATCCGCTTTATGGAAACGCCTGCCTTAGCTGTCGATTCGGCCTTACCGGTGGTGTTGTTTGTACACGGAGCTCCTAGTTCTCTTTCGTTCTTCAATGAATTTTTTAAGGATACAAACCTGCTCAATCGGGCTCAGTTGGTAGCTGTCGATCGTCCAGGCTATGGGTATTCAGATTTTGGACGGGTCGAAACGTCAATCGTGAAGCAGGCTGAATTTCTGCAACCGCTTATTGATCGTTACAAAAAAGCACCTTACCTGATGGTCGTTGGGTCGTCGTACGGTGGATCGGTATCGGCGCGGTTGGCTATGAACAACCCCGAAGCTGTCAATCACGTTGTATTTGTTTCGTCGGCACTTGGGCCGGGGCTGGAACGGACCTATCCGATTAGTCACTGGGTCGATACACCCTTGCTCCGGTGGGGAATTCCGCCTTTACTTCGGCTAGCTAACGACGAAAAACTAGCCCATCGGCAAGCTCTTGAGTCAATTCTGCCCGACTGGCCTAAAATTGAAGCAAACATCACCATGCTGCACGGTCAGCGGGATGAACTCGTTTATCCGACGAACGTTTCTTTTGCGCAACAACACCTAGTCAACGCGCAGGTGAAGCAGTTTTTACTGCCCGAAAATCGCCACGATATCGTGTTTAATAAGCGGGAGTACATGACCGATATTCTGCTTGATATTCTGACCAGTCGTAAACTACAGCAGGAGGCAAAGCCAAAAGAAATGGCACTTGAGGGCAAAAAAGCCGCAAAAGGCCTGTACTCGTCGGTGCTGATTCCTTGA
- a CDS encoding SusC/RagA family TonB-linked outer membrane protein, whose protein sequence is MKQSLTAMRGYVALLAAFVCLLAESRVFASAEPARLADVDVTGVVTFKDDGTPLPGASVLLKGSTNVGTITDASGKFRIRVPDEATLVVSYIGYISQEIKLNGRTSLTVAMESDAQQLSEIVVTSFGITRDRKTLGYGLSEVKAEQLTKAPTTDVTNSLAGKVAGVQVTGAGGGFAGSNVTIRGFSTFTGSNQPLYVVDGIPLDNSGGSNSVNTGVVNSSRISDLNPQDIESVNVLKGAAATVLYGSRAASGAILITTKKGKKGTNRQISFSTNTAVGTVSRFPKFQNEYAQGSNGNYASNVAGSWGPRIQGQTVTNWFGQPEQLQAYPNNVRDILQNSISSQNNISFSGAADKFDYRVSYGNSIETALVPNNKLNRNNLTVNASTQLTDKFRVGTSFTYTNSTSDRTQSGNQGANPLWRGIYAPRSYDLTNQPYQDAAGNQLWFASEDQPYWSIEHIRNHQETNRFFGNINLKYDILSWLQADLKVGTDVYTFNTKGFDDKGVRSNANTTSAGAGGVLDRTEMIRNLNSYFTLTANRKISNDLQLMATVGNEIVSNYSSSLQDIGLGIVVAGFDNVKNFLTFNPSSSITQQRLVGVFGDVVLDYKTWLSFNAKARNDFSSTLAPGNRSIFYPAVAVSFVPTEAFPTLKSKVLSSAKIRANVGEVGKGASPYAINTYYGKASGSDGLGSTGVSFPFNGLAGYTYDNGTGNPNLTPEFTREIELGTELTFFNGRLSFDGSVYRRDSRNLIFSVPVPSTSGFTSLVTNAGRLSTKGIEFLISATPIEKENFSWETSLNFTSFRSVVEELAPGVSNISIGGFTSPNIQLVPGQLYGQIWSNAYQRDGQGRMIIGANGLPKVSTNVQAVGNPNPRFTAGFSNTFNYKGFSLSFLLDYKHKGDQLSRTIGDLRINGVSAETAEFPRFNADGTPNKAYLFDGVREDGTPNTTAVTAQQYFSLQGKYVAWEGYVLDATFLKLREANLTYKFPTTWFGQSKFIKNLQLSVYGRNLFIYAPNYPDLDPEQNLLGVSNARGLEFGITPTARTVGGSLRATF, encoded by the coding sequence ATGAAACAATCTCTAACTGCAATGCGAGGTTACGTGGCACTACTGGCCGCTTTCGTTTGCCTGCTGGCAGAAAGCCGGGTTTTTGCCAGCGCTGAACCGGCCAGGCTAGCCGATGTTGACGTGACCGGTGTTGTTACGTTCAAGGATGATGGTACACCCCTACCGGGTGCCTCGGTTTTGCTAAAGGGCAGCACAAACGTGGGAACCATAACCGATGCGAGTGGTAAATTCCGGATTCGGGTTCCCGACGAAGCCACACTAGTCGTTAGCTATATCGGGTACATATCGCAGGAGATTAAACTGAACGGACGCACATCGCTCACGGTTGCGATGGAATCCGATGCGCAACAGCTCAGCGAGATTGTCGTGACATCGTTTGGCATCACCCGCGACCGTAAAACGTTGGGCTATGGACTGAGTGAAGTAAAAGCAGAGCAGCTCACCAAAGCGCCGACCACCGACGTGACAAACTCGCTGGCGGGCAAAGTGGCGGGCGTTCAGGTAACGGGAGCTGGGGGCGGTTTCGCCGGTTCGAACGTAACTATTCGTGGATTCTCGACGTTTACGGGTAGCAACCAGCCGCTCTACGTGGTCGATGGCATTCCACTCGACAACTCGGGCGGCAGCAATAGCGTTAATACGGGTGTCGTCAATTCCAGCCGGATCTCCGATCTTAATCCGCAGGACATTGAAAGTGTGAACGTGTTAAAAGGAGCAGCGGCTACCGTATTGTATGGGTCAAGAGCCGCTTCGGGCGCGATCCTGATCACAACCAAAAAAGGCAAGAAAGGCACCAACCGTCAGATCTCGTTCTCGACCAATACCGCCGTCGGTACGGTTAGCCGCTTTCCCAAATTTCAGAACGAATACGCGCAGGGAAGCAATGGAAATTACGCCAGCAACGTAGCAGGATCGTGGGGACCTCGGATTCAGGGTCAGACCGTTACAAACTGGTTTGGTCAGCCGGAGCAACTTCAGGCGTATCCGAATAACGTTCGCGACATTCTTCAAAACTCCATCTCGTCGCAAAACAACATTAGCTTCTCAGGCGCTGCGGACAAATTCGATTACCGGGTTTCGTACGGCAACTCCATAGAAACGGCGCTGGTGCCCAACAACAAACTCAACCGCAACAACCTGACCGTAAACGCAAGCACTCAGTTGACCGATAAATTCCGCGTGGGAACCTCGTTTACCTACACCAATTCGACATCGGATCGTACGCAGTCGGGCAATCAGGGCGCAAATCCCTTATGGCGTGGTATTTATGCGCCCCGCAGCTACGATTTAACCAATCAGCCTTACCAGGATGCTGCCGGTAACCAGCTTTGGTTTGCGTCCGAAGATCAGCCCTACTGGTCAATCGAACACATCAGAAACCACCAGGAAACCAATCGCTTCTTCGGCAACATCAACCTGAAATACGATATTCTGAGCTGGCTACAGGCCGACCTGAAAGTTGGGACGGACGTGTACACCTTCAACACCAAAGGCTTTGACGATAAAGGTGTACGCAGCAACGCCAACACAACGTCTGCCGGGGCCGGTGGGGTGCTGGACCGTACCGAAATGATTCGCAACCTGAACTCGTACTTTACCCTGACCGCCAACCGGAAAATCAGCAACGACCTCCAGTTGATGGCGACGGTGGGTAACGAGATCGTTTCGAACTACAGCAGTTCGTTACAGGATATCGGATTGGGAATTGTGGTAGCCGGATTCGACAACGTGAAAAACTTCCTGACCTTCAACCCATCGTCAAGCATTACGCAACAGCGGCTGGTTGGTGTATTCGGAGATGTGGTACTTGATTACAAAACCTGGCTGTCATTCAACGCCAAAGCCAGAAATGACTTTTCCTCAACGCTGGCTCCTGGCAACCGCTCTATTTTCTACCCAGCCGTGGCAGTAAGTTTTGTGCCCACCGAAGCCTTTCCAACGCTTAAGTCGAAAGTGCTGTCGTCGGCCAAGATTCGGGCCAACGTGGGTGAAGTGGGTAAGGGAGCCAGTCCGTACGCTATCAACACCTACTACGGCAAAGCCAGCGGAAGCGACGGCCTTGGCTCCACGGGGGTCAGCTTCCCGTTCAATGGACTGGCGGGTTATACCTACGACAACGGTACCGGCAACCCGAACTTAACACCAGAGTTTACCCGGGAGATTGAATTAGGCACCGAACTAACCTTTTTCAACGGACGGCTTTCTTTCGACGGATCGGTTTACCGCCGGGATAGCCGAAACCTGATTTTCTCCGTTCCGGTCCCATCCACTTCCGGTTTTACCAGCCTCGTTACCAACGCGGGCCGGCTATCGACAAAAGGGATCGAGTTCCTGATCTCGGCAACACCAATTGAAAAAGAAAACTTCAGTTGGGAAACGTCGCTTAACTTCACCAGCTTCCGGTCAGTTGTCGAAGAGCTGGCACCGGGCGTGAGCAACATCTCGATTGGCGGCTTTACATCCCCGAACATCCAGTTGGTTCCGGGACAGCTCTACGGACAAATCTGGTCGAACGCTTACCAGCGCGATGGTCAGGGCCGTATGATTATCGGAGCCAACGGTTTGCCGAAAGTATCGACCAACGTACAGGCCGTTGGCAATCCGAATCCACGTTTTACGGCAGGGTTCAGTAATACGTTCAATTACAAAGGGTTCAGTCTATCGTTTCTGCTCGACTACAAGCACAAAGGAGATCAGCTTTCGCGGACCATTGGTGATCTGCGCATTAACGGCGTATCGGCTGAAACGGCTGAATTTCCCCGCTTCAACGCCGACGGCACACCCAACAAAGCGTACTTATTTGACGGCGTACGCGAAGACGGAACACCGAACACAACCGCAGTAACGGCTCAGCAATACTTTAGTCTGCAAGGAAAATACGTGGCCTGGGAAGGTTATGTCCTCGACGCTACGTTCCTGAAGCTGCGGGAAGCCAACCTGACGTACAAATTCCCAACGACCTGGTTTGGTCAATCCAAGTTCATCAAGAACCTGCAACTGTCAGTGTACGGACGGAACCTGTTCATCTACGCGCCGAACTACCCGGACCTCGACCCGGAACAGAACCTGCTGGGTGTCAGCAACGCGCGTGGTCTCGAATTCGGTATTACGCCAACCGCCCGTACTGTGGGTGGTAGCTTACGCGCTACGTTCTAA
- a CDS encoding AraC family transcriptional regulator: MKVLEFTPPVPKEDSVVVDEDILPYFYNYFHRHRQLQITLILRGEGTLMAGNYSQSFKPGDVYILGANQPHIFKSDSSHFNNPDKLNAHAIHIYFDQDRIPCPFFHLPEMESISNFLSTTQNGFQLPSQYQNYVSRIIKKLPVKSNLDRLLTIIKLFDYFTKQVRGWKSLDSGLSNTLFSESEGLRMTEVFQYTLEHYAENITLNKIAEIAHITPHAFCKYFKKHTRKTYNTFLNEIRISEACKKIINSNHDGISTIAYSTGFNSATNFNRVFRKTTGMSPRDYIREYKNKASLYTN; this comes from the coding sequence ATGAAAGTGTTGGAATTTACGCCCCCGGTTCCAAAAGAGGATTCGGTTGTAGTGGATGAAGACATCCTGCCGTATTTTTATAATTACTTCCACCGTCACAGACAGTTACAGATTACCTTGATTCTTCGCGGAGAAGGGACACTTATGGCAGGTAATTATAGCCAGTCGTTTAAACCCGGTGACGTTTATATTCTTGGGGCTAATCAACCCCATATTTTCAAATCCGATTCCTCGCATTTTAATAATCCCGACAAATTAAACGCGCACGCCATTCACATCTATTTCGATCAGGACCGGATTCCCTGCCCGTTCTTTCATTTGCCGGAAATGGAATCCATCAGCAATTTTTTAAGCACAACCCAGAATGGATTCCAGCTACCGAGTCAGTACCAAAACTACGTCAGCAGAATCATAAAGAAACTACCCGTAAAGTCGAATCTGGATCGCTTACTGACGATTATTAAGCTTTTCGATTATTTCACCAAGCAGGTAAGAGGGTGGAAATCACTAGACTCGGGTTTATCGAATACTCTTTTTTCGGAATCAGAGGGCCTGCGAATGACCGAGGTTTTTCAATATACGCTGGAGCATTATGCGGAAAACATTACGCTGAACAAAATCGCGGAGATCGCCCATATCACGCCACATGCCTTTTGTAAATACTTCAAAAAGCACACCCGGAAGACGTACAATACATTTCTAAACGAAATACGAATCAGCGAAGCCTGTAAGAAGATCATCAACAGCAATCACGACGGCATATCGACCATAGCGTACTCGACCGGATTCAACAGTGCAACGAATTTTAATCGTGTTTTTCGAAAAACCACAGGCATGTCACCGCGCGATTATATTCGGGAGTACAAAAACAAAGCCAGCCTTTACACCAACTGA
- a CDS encoding proline dehydrogenase family protein: protein MNVKDKVSFDDTKQAFVYKSDAQLKKTYRLFQLMNQSWLVKAGTSLTILAVKWRLPINGLLRSTIFEQFVGGETLEQTSTIVNDFKKYGISLILDYGAEGKESEQDFDKAKNEFIRVINYSARFENIPFIGIKLTALARFALLEKLNGSTKIAVDQITIDNAPLSGAEQQEWANVERRLVEICELAAQKKVGILIDAEESWIQNTIDALTMKVMQRYNQKQVVVYNTIQLYRHDRLEFLKYCHELAIANGFLFGAKIVRGAYMEKERRRAGSQNKLSPIQPDKSSSDQDFNDAIAYSIQHLDSISVIVASHNEYSSQLAVQLLQEASLPTNHPHVHFSQLYGMSDNITFNLAKAGCNVSKYLPYGPIEDVIPYLMRRAQENSSVAGQTSRELFLIEKEIKRRGI, encoded by the coding sequence ATGAACGTAAAGGATAAAGTATCTTTTGACGATACAAAGCAGGCTTTTGTTTACAAGTCTGACGCTCAACTGAAAAAGACATACCGGCTGTTTCAATTAATGAATCAGTCGTGGCTGGTCAAGGCTGGGACCAGTTTAACGATATTGGCTGTCAAGTGGCGATTGCCGATTAACGGACTGCTTCGTTCGACGATATTTGAGCAGTTTGTCGGGGGAGAAACGCTCGAACAGACCTCCACAATTGTCAATGATTTTAAAAAGTACGGTATCAGCCTGATTCTGGACTACGGTGCGGAAGGCAAAGAGAGTGAGCAGGATTTTGACAAGGCCAAGAACGAATTTATCCGCGTAATCAACTACAGCGCTCGCTTTGAAAACATACCGTTTATCGGCATAAAACTAACGGCGCTGGCCCGGTTCGCCCTTCTCGAAAAACTGAATGGTTCGACCAAAATAGCGGTTGATCAAATCACTATCGATAATGCGCCGTTGAGTGGAGCCGAACAGCAGGAGTGGGCCAACGTTGAACGGCGGCTTGTCGAAATTTGCGAACTGGCGGCTCAAAAAAAAGTAGGGATTCTCATTGATGCCGAGGAGTCGTGGATACAAAACACCATCGATGCATTGACAATGAAGGTTATGCAGCGATACAACCAAAAACAGGTGGTTGTTTACAATACCATCCAACTGTATCGACACGACCGGCTGGAGTTTTTAAAGTACTGCCACGAACTAGCGATAGCCAACGGGTTTCTGTTTGGCGCAAAAATCGTACGGGGGGCTTACATGGAGAAAGAGCGAAGACGGGCTGGTTCCCAGAATAAATTATCCCCGATCCAACCCGATAAGTCGTCCAGTGATCAGGATTTTAACGATGCGATTGCCTACAGCATTCAGCATCTGGATAGCATCTCGGTAATTGTTGCTTCGCACAATGAATACAGTTCTCAGCTTGCGGTTCAACTGCTTCAGGAAGCCAGCTTACCAACCAATCACCCGCACGTTCATTTTTCGCAGTTGTATGGCATGAGCGATAACATTACGTTCAACCTTGCCAAAGCCGGGTGTAATGTCAGCAAGTATCTGCCATATGGTCCCATTGAAGATGTTATTCCGTATTTGATGAGACGGGCACAAGAAAACAGCTCCGTTGCTGGACAAACCAGCCGGGAGCTGTTTTTGATTGAGAAGGAAATAAAGAGGAGAGGTATTTAA